The Oceanicaulis alexandrii DSM 11625 DNA segment TGTCAAACACCGTGCCGTCGATCAGCGTGCCTTCGTAATCGACTTCCACCATTTCGCCGCGCGGATCGGGCGAAACGCCGTCCCGGGCGCGATTGATGCGGAACTGCAAGCCCGACGGCAGGGTGAACACGCACGGATTGACGGCGTTCTGCTCCAGGAAGGCGGCGCCCACCTCAGCATTGTAATCAGCCAGCGCCTGATCCTCGCCCTGTTCGGGCACGTTGAATTCAGGATCGTCACCTTCGACGCGGCACTGACGCGCTTCGGCGACGATGGTCTCTTCTTCAGACATCGCGGCCGAGCCAGCCATGGCTTCAAGGATGTCGTTGACCTGGGCTTCGCTCTCGCTCAGCGCCTCTTCACCACCCGCATCAGCGGCGGGTTCTTCGGCGGACGGCGCGCCACAGGCGGCGAGGCCCAGGCTGACAAGCGCAGCG contains these protein-coding regions:
- a CDS encoding FKBP-type peptidyl-prolyl cis-trans isomerase, which encodes MNRIALLTTAALVSLGLAACGAPSAEEPAADAGGEEALSESEAQVNDILEAMAGSAAMSEEETIVAEARQCRVEGDDPEFNVPEQGEDQALADYNAEVGAAFLEQNAVNPCVFTLPSGLQFRINRARDGVSPDPRGEMVEVDYEGTLIDGTVFDSSYARGQSATFPSNRLIAGWVEALPLMHVGEEWTLFIPSNLAYGPTGTPGGPIGPNATLIFRMELISLPNRPIDEQ